The following are encoded together in the Arcticibacterium luteifluviistationis genome:
- a CDS encoding thioredoxin family protein, with protein sequence MLRRTFLSLICILVLIWSVNAQSIDFKYATLAEAKDVSKVAEKLIFVDFYADWCGPCKAMENTVFTKAEVGAVFNNDFVNFKIDSEVEEGKKLVRHYGVQEFPTYLFVNSEGEVVHKIIGFQSVRNLLIEAGKAKRKFEGFVPIRRLDSVYENGNDDVDFLYEYLKRKSYEEGSQPKVLAKYLEVVPESELQTEKVLSLISENVTSVSSKGFYILAESLSRFMKLTESQQKYVLKGISNSKKLTFREAVENEDDELFDVLIDAVHATSYSRQAAFAEERQFRYDYAKLTRNFKHFKLIAQEEATQIMSRSLEYFEEHTKSTIEAFKNTAKEKGISESSGRYQMMLAGLENGAAKAASFQLNDFARGYYEMASDDMDFKNAIKWSAFAIKLDETAANWETYAFLLKKVGRTRDAKKAMKQAMKMAKKDNLETDTLKAAFKNIK encoded by the coding sequence ATGTTGCGAAGAACCTTTCTATCACTTATTTGCATTTTAGTCCTTATTTGGTCTGTAAATGCCCAGTCTATAGACTTTAAATATGCTACACTTGCTGAAGCAAAAGACGTATCGAAGGTAGCCGAAAAGCTAATTTTTGTCGACTTCTATGCTGACTGGTGCGGGCCATGCAAAGCCATGGAAAATACTGTTTTCACCAAGGCGGAAGTGGGAGCCGTGTTTAATAACGATTTTGTGAATTTCAAAATTGATAGTGAAGTAGAAGAAGGCAAGAAACTAGTTCGGCATTACGGCGTCCAGGAGTTTCCGACTTATCTTTTTGTGAATTCAGAGGGAGAAGTAGTCCATAAGATAATAGGTTTTCAGTCGGTGAGAAATTTATTGATAGAGGCTGGTAAAGCGAAAAGGAAGTTTGAAGGCTTTGTGCCCATTAGGCGATTGGACAGTGTTTATGAAAATGGGAATGATGATGTAGATTTTCTTTATGAATACTTAAAACGGAAAAGTTATGAGGAAGGCTCACAGCCCAAAGTACTCGCAAAATATTTAGAGGTAGTGCCAGAAAGTGAGCTTCAAACAGAAAAGGTACTATCGCTTATTTCTGAAAACGTAACCTCAGTAAGTTCTAAAGGCTTTTATATTCTAGCCGAGTCATTGTCAAGGTTTATGAAATTGACAGAATCTCAGCAGAAATATGTTTTGAAAGGAATTTCAAACTCTAAAAAATTGACTTTTAGAGAAGCTGTTGAAAATGAAGATGACGAGCTTTTCGATGTTTTGATTGATGCGGTGCATGCTACTTCTTACAGCAGGCAAGCGGCTTTTGCAGAGGAAAGACAGTTTAGGTATGACTACGCCAAACTCACCAGAAACTTTAAGCATTTCAAATTAATAGCTCAGGAAGAAGCTACCCAAATAATGAGTAGAAGCTTGGAGTACTTTGAAGAACACACTAAAAGTACCATTGAGGCTTTTAAAAATACGGCAAAGGAAAAAGGTATTTCAGAATCTTCTGGAAGGTATCAAATGATGTTGGCAGGTCTAGAAAATGGAGCTGCAAAAGCCGCATCTTTCCAACTTAATGATTTCGCTAGAGGTTATTATGAAATGGCAAGTGATGATATGGACTTTAAAAATGCCATTAAATGGTCTGCTTTTGCTATAAAATTAGACGAAACAGCTGCAAATTGGGAAACATATGCTTTCTTGCTCAAGAAAGTAGGAAGAACTAGGGATGCAAAAAAAGCAATGAAGCAAGCCATGAAAATGGCAAAAAAGGACAACTTAGAAACAGATACATTAAAAGCAGCCTTCAAAAATATCAAATGA
- a CDS encoding thioredoxin family protein: MTKRLTLVAFLPLFLVFSSLTFLNSGIDFKLGETYSFESIKEDAVSLDKIIFVDLFATWCGPCKKMEAEVFNKEKVGQKYNESFINYKVDIQSPEGSKLARLYNINAYPTYLFLKPNGEVLYRLEGVFTTDGMIEEADFALGLE, from the coding sequence ATGACAAAACGTTTAACTTTAGTAGCATTTTTACCACTCTTTTTAGTGTTCAGCAGTCTTACGTTTCTCAATAGCGGAATAGATTTTAAATTAGGAGAAACTTATTCTTTTGAGTCTATTAAGGAAGATGCGGTTAGTCTGGACAAAATTATCTTTGTAGACCTATTTGCTACTTGGTGCGGTCCATGTAAAAAGATGGAAGCCGAAGTTTTCAATAAGGAGAAAGTAGGGCAAAAGTATAATGAGTCTTTTATAAACTATAAAGTGGATATTCAGAGCCCAGAGGGCTCCAAATTAGCAAGACTATATAATATTAACGCCTACCCAACGTACCTTTTCCTCAAACCGAACGGCGAAGTTTTATATCGCCTCGAGGGTGTATTTACGACAGATGGAATGATAGAAGAAGCTGATTTTGCTTTAGGCCTAGAATAA
- a CDS encoding co-chaperone GroES — protein sequence MQITPDNKLKRLEVVGDKILIKPKNHSGKTNSGLFLPPTVTEKEEVRSGYVVKVGPGYPLPNPVEDEPWKGTEEKVKYMPLQAEEGDVAIYLQRHAIEIQYEGVKYVILPQSSILMLERSEDLF from the coding sequence ATGCAAATCACACCAGATAACAAGTTGAAAAGACTAGAAGTAGTAGGCGATAAAATATTAATCAAGCCTAAAAATCACTCTGGAAAAACAAATTCAGGCTTATTTCTGCCCCCAACGGTTACAGAAAAAGAAGAGGTTAGAAGTGGCTATGTGGTAAAAGTGGGTCCAGGATACCCATTGCCAAACCCAGTAGAAGATGAACCATGGAAAGGCACCGAAGAAAAAGTAAAGTACATGCCACTCCAAGCTGAAGAAGGTGATGTAGCTATTTACTTACAAAGACATGCCATTGAAATTCAATATGAAGGTGTGAAGTACGTAATACTTCCTCAAAGCTCTATTTTGATGCTAGAACGCTCGGAAGATTTATTCTAG
- a CDS encoding D-TA family PLP-dependent enzyme — protein sequence MNWYDIENIDEVDSPSLVLYESRMDANIQKMISMVNGKVENLMPHVKTNKTPEVIKRMVDAGIVNFKASTISEAEIAAEQGAKEVMIAHQLVGPKINRLVKLVLAYPETTISTIIDNPESLTKLDSAAASQNISLDFYIDINNGMDRSGIKLGKGLNTLLAQIPDCKNLVFKGLHVYDGHLHQKSFEERNNKVEAGFIEVEKLFAKLETEFPDIKLVSGGTPSFTSHLKKKHRIASPGTCVFWDWGYEENIEEQSFDAAALLVTRVISKPTEGIVTIDLGHKSVAAENTIDKRVKLINLTDYELLSQSEEHGVLKVKNWDSIKVGDVFYGIPYHICPTVNLHDELSVIKNNRKIDTWQITARRRKINI from the coding sequence ATGAATTGGTACGACATTGAAAACATTGACGAAGTAGATTCTCCATCTTTAGTTTTATACGAATCCCGTATGGATGCCAACATCCAAAAGATGATTTCGATGGTAAATGGCAAAGTGGAAAATCTTATGCCACATGTCAAAACCAACAAAACACCTGAGGTTATTAAAAGGATGGTGGATGCTGGAATTGTCAATTTTAAAGCCTCAACCATTTCAGAAGCAGAAATAGCCGCCGAACAAGGTGCCAAAGAAGTGATGATAGCTCATCAATTGGTCGGGCCAAAGATAAATCGACTGGTAAAGCTAGTTTTAGCATATCCTGAAACCACGATTTCTACCATCATTGACAACCCTGAAAGTTTAACAAAACTAGATTCAGCCGCGGCTTCTCAAAATATTAGTCTTGACTTCTATATTGACATTAATAATGGTATGGATAGGTCTGGAATTAAATTAGGCAAAGGTTTAAATACACTTTTGGCTCAAATTCCAGATTGTAAAAACTTAGTTTTTAAAGGGCTTCATGTTTATGATGGTCACCTTCATCAAAAATCGTTTGAAGAAAGAAATAACAAAGTGGAAGCAGGGTTTATAGAAGTTGAAAAGCTTTTTGCGAAGCTAGAAACAGAATTTCCGGACATCAAATTAGTCTCAGGCGGTACGCCTTCTTTCACCTCGCATCTTAAGAAAAAACACCGAATAGCCAGTCCAGGAACCTGTGTTTTTTGGGATTGGGGCTATGAAGAAAACATTGAAGAGCAAAGCTTTGATGCGGCGGCATTATTAGTCACCAGAGTTATTTCAAAACCTACCGAAGGTATTGTCACTATTGACCTCGGTCACAAATCTGTAGCGGCTGAAAATACGATTGACAAAAGAGTGAAACTGATAAACTTGACAGATTACGAATTGCTTTCGCAAAGTGAAGAACATGGCGTTTTAAAAGTCAAAAACTGGGATTCAATAAAAGTAGGAGATGTTTTTTATGGAATTCCTTATCATATTTGCCCAACAGTAAACTTGCACGACGAACTTTCTGTTATTAAAAATAATCGCAAAATTGACACTTGGCAAATAACAGCCAGAAGGAGAAAAATTAATATTTAG
- a CDS encoding VOC family protein codes for MANLLTGIQQIGIGVPDAGAAFSWYNKHLGLNVPVFDDVARAELMTPHTNGIVRERRAILAVNIAGGGGAEIWESKDPLPIAPSTEPAIGDLGIYAAKIKSSNVSQLAKDLGLQTTESPSGSSYAWIKDPYGNQLQLVSDNSWFKKKADNTGGVLGAIIGVSDMEKSLTLYKDTLGISEVVYDKTGVFSDLESLKGGKRKVRRVLLKKAETADGAFYKLFGNIEIELIQAIDADVNTIMKDRSWGDLGFIHLCFDCLDMDAFKKKASDGGFPFTVDSGGYFGMSDAGGRFSYIADPDGTLLEFVETHKVPVFKKLNISIDLKKRGMRKPLPNWMIGTLGWGKVDA; via the coding sequence ATGGCGAATTTATTGACAGGCATTCAGCAAATAGGGATTGGAGTACCAGATGCTGGTGCAGCTTTTTCATGGTATAATAAGCATTTAGGCTTAAATGTGCCTGTTTTTGACGACGTGGCAAGAGCAGAGTTAATGACTCCACACACAAATGGAATAGTAAGAGAAAGACGTGCTATTTTGGCGGTAAATATTGCTGGAGGTGGCGGTGCCGAAATTTGGGAATCTAAAGACCCACTGCCAATAGCTCCATCAACGGAACCTGCTATAGGAGATTTGGGCATTTATGCTGCTAAAATCAAATCAAGTAATGTAAGTCAGCTGGCTAAAGACTTAGGATTACAAACAACGGAGTCGCCATCAGGCTCATCTTATGCTTGGATAAAAGACCCTTACGGAAATCAGTTGCAACTCGTTTCTGACAATTCATGGTTTAAAAAGAAAGCCGATAATACAGGTGGTGTTTTGGGAGCCATAATTGGTGTAAGTGATATGGAGAAGTCCTTAACACTATATAAAGATACCTTAGGTATTTCTGAAGTAGTGTATGATAAAACAGGCGTATTCTCAGATTTGGAATCACTGAAAGGTGGCAAAAGAAAAGTGAGGAGAGTTTTGTTAAAGAAAGCTGAAACTGCTGATGGAGCATTTTATAAGCTTTTTGGAAATATAGAAATAGAACTTATTCAGGCGATAGATGCGGATGTGAATACTATTATGAAAGATAGAAGTTGGGGAGATTTAGGTTTCATTCACCTTTGTTTTGACTGTTTAGATATGGACGCCTTTAAAAAGAAAGCTTCGGACGGTGGTTTTCCTTTTACAGTAGATAGTGGTGGATATTTTGGCATGAGTGACGCGGGCGGAAGGTTCAGCTATATCGCTGATCCAGACGGCACTTTGCTAGAATTTGTAGAAACGCATAAAGTGCCGGTTTTTAAGAAATTGAATATCTCCATTGACCTAA